GTCGCGTGGCTGCTCGGCGTCCCGGAGGAGCTGGCGTGGTTCGACTACGCCGGACTGAACCACCTGGGCTGGCTGCGCGCGGTCCGCGTCGCCGGCGCTAACCGGCTGCCCGGGCTGCTTGCCGGGGACCGGCTCGGCGGGATCGAGGAGGGCAGGCTCTTCGGCGTGCCGCTGCTGCGTGAGCTGGGCATGATCCCGAACGAGTACCTGCAGTACTACTACGCCACCGCCGGGGCGATCGAGAAGGCGCGGAGAGGTCCCACGCGGGGCGCGTTCCTCCACGAACGCCAGGAAGCGTTCTACCATGCCGCCCGGGCGGAGCCGTCCGCGGCGGCACGGCTCTGGGCCGACACGCTGGCCGAACGGGAAGCGACCTATTCGTCCGCGCCCGCGCCGGCGAGCGGGGAACCCGCGGGCGGCGGCTACGAGGCGATGGCCGTCGCGGTGATGCGGTCCCTGGCCGGCGACGGCGCGGCGACCCCGGTGCTGAACGTGCGCAACCGCGGCGCCCTGCCCGGTCTGCCCGCGGACGCGATCGTCGAGGTCCCGTGCCTGGTGGACACCAACGGCGCGCACCCGATCGCCGGGGACCCGCTGCCGGAGGCGCAGCTCGCCCTGGCCCGCGCCGTGAAGACCGCCGAGCGGACGACGATCACCGCGGCACTGACCGGTTCGCGGGCGCTGGCCGAGGACGCCTTCGCGGCGCACCCGCTGGTGGGCGACCGGTCGGTGGCGCGGCGGCTGGTGGCCGGGTACCGGGCGGCGCATGTGGAGTTGCGGGCGCTGCGCTGAGCGGGGGTTGGGGCTGTCGTCGGAACCGTTCGGCCCGCCCGCGGCGTGCGCGTGATCGGTTCGCGGGCGCTGGCCGAGGACGCCTTCGCGGCGCACCCGCTGGTGGGTGACCGGTCGGTGGCGCGGCGTCTGGTGGCCGGGTACCAGGCGGTGCACCCGGAGTTGCCGGCGCTGCAGTGAGGGCGCTCGTCACCCCCGCTCGCTGACCGCCGCCAGCGTCGCGCT
The window above is part of the Amycolatopsis thermoflava N1165 genome. Proteins encoded here:
- a CDS encoding 6-phospho-beta-glucosidase; the encoded protein is MRLTIIGGGGFRTPLIHRAVAGWGAVREIALYDSDPRRLAAIGAVLGDQNVVPHTDLDAALAGADFVFCAVRVGGTRGRVLDERIALDCGVLGQETTGAGGLAYGLRGVPVLTALARRIAELAPAAWVVNFTNPVGLITEAMAAVLGDRVIGICDSPAGLFRRVAWLLGVPEELAWFDYAGLNHLGWLRAVRVAGANRLPGLLAGDRLGGIEEGRLFGVPLLRELGMIPNEYLQYYYATAGAIEKARRGPTRGAFLHERQEAFYHAARAEPSAAARLWADTLAEREATYSSAPAPASGEPAGGGYEAMAVAVMRSLAGDGAATPVLNVRNRGALPGLPADAIVEVPCLVDTNGAHPIAGDPLPEAQLALARAVKTAERTTITAALTGSRALAEDAFAAHPLVGDRSVARRLVAGYRAAHVELRALR